TCCTGGAACGAGGCCGCCGAGATGAACGAGCGGGTCTGCAGCGAGGCCTTGGTGATGCCGAGCAGCACCGGAACGCCGCTCGCCGGACGCTTGTTCTTGTCGTCGCGGATTGCCTCGTTCGCCTCTTCGAGCTCGGTCTGGTCGACCTGGTCGCCCTGGATGAGGTCGGTGTCGCCGGGATCGGTGACCTCGACCTTCTGCAGCATCTGCCGGACGATGACCTCGATGTGCTTGTCGTTGATGACGACGCCCTGGAGCCGGTAGACCTCCTGGATCTCGTTGACGAGGTAGGCTGCAAGCTCCTCCACGCCCTTGATCGCCAGGATGTCGTGCGGCGCCGGATTGCCGTCGACGATGAAGTCGCCCTTCTGCACCTCGTCGCCATCCTGCAGGTGGATGTGCTTGCCCTTCGGGATGAGGTACTCGGCTGCGTCCTGATCGGCCTCGAAGGGTTCGATGGTCAGGCGGCGCTTCTGCTTGTAGTCCTTGCCGAAGCGCACGACGCCGGAGACTTCCGCGATGATCGCGGCATCCTTCGGCCGGCGCGCCTCGAACAGCTCGGCAACACGCGGCAGACCGCCGGTGATGTCGCGCGTCTTGGCGCTTTCGAGCGGGATACGGGCGATGACGTCGCCGGCATAGACCTGCGAGCCGGCATCACCCGAAATGACCGCCTCCACCGCGAGGGAGTAGCGGGCATCCGTGCCGCGCGGCAGCTTCTGGATCTTGCCGTTCGAGTCGCGGATCACCAGCGCCGGCTTCAGGTCGGCCGAACGCGTCGAAGTCCGCCAGTCGATGACGATACGCTTGGTGAAGCCCGTCGACTCGTCGGTCGTCTCGGTGATCGACTGGCCGTCGACCAGATCCTCGAAGCCGAGCGTGCCGTCGACCTCGGAGATGATCGGACGGGTGTAGGGATCCCATTCGGCGATGCGCTGGCCGCGCTTCACCTTGGCTCCGTCGTCGACCCTGAGCTTGGCGCCGTACTGGATACGGTGCGTCGCCCGCTCCGTGCCATCGGCGTCGACGATGATCACGGCCATGTTGCGGCCCATGACGATCAGTTCGCCGTCCGAGTTCTTGACCACGCTGCGGTTGCGGATGCGGATCGTGCCCTCGAAGGTCGCCTCGATGAACGACTGGTCGACCACCTGCGCCGCGCCACCGATGTGGAACGTGCGCATGGTGAGCTGGGTGCCCGGCTCGCCGATCGACTGGGCGGCGATGACGCCGACCGCTTCACCGATATTGACCGGCGTGCCGCGGGCCAGGTCGCGCCCGTAGCACTGGGCGCAGACGCCGACCTTGGTCTCGCAGGTCAGCACCGAGCGGATCTTGACCTCCTGGATGCCGGCGGCGGTGATCGCCTCGACGTCCTTCTCGAGGATCATCCGGCCGGCCTCGACCAGCACCGCACCCGAGGACGGATCGGTGATGGTGACCGCGGCCGAGCGGCCGAGGATGCGGTGGCCGAGGGTGGCGACCACCTGGCCGGCATCGACGATCGCCCGCATGCCGATGCCCTTTTCGGTGTGGCAGTCGACCTCGGTGATGATGCAGTCCTGGGCGACGTCGACCAGACGACGGGTCAGGTAACCCGAGTTCGCCGTCTTCAGGGCGGTGTCGGCCAGGCCCTTGCGGGCGCCGTGGGTGGAGTTGAAGTACTCCATCACCGACAGGCCTTCCTTGAAGTTCGAGATGATCGGGGTCTCGATGATCTCGCCCGAGGGCTTGGCCATGAGACCGCGCATCGCGGCGAGCTGGCGCATCTGGGTGGGCGAACCGCGCGCACCCGAATGGCTCATCATGTAGATCGAGTTGATCGGCTTGTCCTGGCCGTTCGCATCCTTCTGGACCGCCGAGATGCGGCCCATCATTTCCTGCGCCAGACGGTCCGAGCACTTGGCCCAGGCGTCGACCACCTTGTTGTACTTCTCACCGAAGGTGATCAGGCCGTCCAGGTACTGCTGCTCGTAGTCCTTGGTGAGCGAGCGGGTCTCCTCGACGATCGGCCACTTGTTGTCGGGCACGACCATGTCGTCCTTGCCGAACGAAATGCCCGCCTTGTAGGCGTGGTAGAAGCCGAGGGCCATGATCCGGTCGCAGAAGATGACCGATTCCTTCTGGCCGCAATGGCGGTAGACGGTGTCGATCATCGCCGAGATCTCCTTCTTCGTCATCAGCTTGTTGGCTGCGTCGAAGGGGACCTTGGGCGAGCGCGGCAGGAGCTGGCCGAGCAGGACGCGGCCGGGCGTCGTGTCATAGATGCGCCGGACCTCGTTGCCGTCGGCATCGAGGCCTTCCCAGCGATATTTGATCTTGGAGTGCAGCGTGACGACCTTCTGCGCCAGCGCGTGCTCGAGCTCGCCGATATTGGCGAAGGCCTTGCCCTGGCCGGGCATGCCGTCCGACATCAGCGAGACGTAGTAGAGGCCGAGCACGATGTCCTGCGAGGGCACGATGATCGGCGCGCCGTTCGCCGGATGCAGGATGTTGTTGGTCGACATCATCAGGACGCGCGCCTCGAGCTGCGCTTCCAGCGACAGCGGGACGTGCACGGCCATCTGGTCGCCGTCGAAGTCGGCGTTGAACGCCGAGCAGACGAGCGGATGGAGCTGGATCGCCTTGCCTTCGATCAGCACCGGCTCGAAGGCCTGGATGCCGAGACGGTGCAGGGTCGGAGCACGGTTGAGCAGGACCGGATGCTCGCGGATGACCTCGTCGAGGATGTCCCAGACCTCGGGACGCTCCTTCTCGACCAGCTTCTTCGCCTGCTTGACGGTCGCCGACAGGCCCTTGGCGTCGAGCCGCGCATAGATGAACGGCTTGAACAGCTCGAGCGCCATCTTCTTCGGCAGGCCGCACTGGTGCAGCTTCATTTCCGGGCCGACGACGATGACCGAGCGGCCGGAATAGTCGACGCGCTTGCCGAGCAGGTTCTGGCGGAACCGGCCCTGCTTGCCCTTCAGCATGTCGGCGAGCGACTTCAGCGGCCGCTTGTTGGCGCCGGTGATGACGCGGCCGCGCCGGCCGTTGTCGAACAGCGCATCGACCGCCTCCTGAAGCATGCGCTTCTCGTTGCGGATGATGATGTCCGGCGCGCGCAGCTCGATCAGCCGCTTCAGGCGGTTGTTGCGGTTGATGACGCGGCGGTAGAGATCGTTGAGATCCGAGGTCGCGAACCGGCCGCCGTCCAGCGGCACCAGCGGACGCAGGTCCGGCGGGATGACCGGCACGACGGTCAGGATCATCCACTCC
This portion of the bacterium YEK0313 genome encodes:
- the rpoC gene encoding DNA-directed RNA polymerase subunit beta', translating into MNQEVANLFNPTTQPATFDQIKISIASPEKILSWSFGEIKKPETINYRTFKPERDGLFCARIFGPIKDYECLCGKYKRMKYKGIICEKCGVEVTLSRVRRERMGHIELAAPVAHIWFLKSLPSRIGLLLDMPLKDLERILYFEYYVVLEPGLTALKERQLLSEEEYIRAQDEYGDDSFTAMIGAEAIRELLRGLDLEKLAADTRKEIAEATTELKPKKLAKRLKIIEAFIQSGNKPEWMILTVVPVIPPDLRPLVPLDGGRFATSDLNDLYRRVINRNNRLKRLIELRAPDIIIRNEKRMLQEAVDALFDNGRRGRVITGANKRPLKSLADMLKGKQGRFRQNLLGKRVDYSGRSVIVVGPEMKLHQCGLPKKMALELFKPFIYARLDAKGLSATVKQAKKLVEKERPEVWDILDEVIREHPVLLNRAPTLHRLGIQAFEPVLIEGKAIQLHPLVCSAFNADFDGDQMAVHVPLSLEAQLEARVLMMSTNNILHPANGAPIIVPSQDIVLGLYYVSLMSDGMPGQGKAFANIGELEHALAQKVVTLHSKIKYRWEGLDADGNEVRRIYDTTPGRVLLGQLLPRSPKVPFDAANKLMTKKEISAMIDTVYRHCGQKESVIFCDRIMALGFYHAYKAGISFGKDDMVVPDNKWPIVEETRSLTKDYEQQYLDGLITFGEKYNKVVDAWAKCSDRLAQEMMGRISAVQKDANGQDKPINSIYMMSHSGARGSPTQMRQLAAMRGLMAKPSGEIIETPIISNFKEGLSVMEYFNSTHGARKGLADTALKTANSGYLTRRLVDVAQDCIITEVDCHTEKGIGMRAIVDAGQVVATLGHRILGRSAAVTITDPSSGAVLVEAGRMILEKDVEAITAAGIQEVKIRSVLTCETKVGVCAQCYGRDLARGTPVNIGEAVGVIAAQSIGEPGTQLTMRTFHIGGAAQVVDQSFIEATFEGTIRIRNRSVVKNSDGELIVMGRNMAVIIVDADGTERATHRIQYGAKLRVDDGAKVKRGQRIAEWDPYTRPIISEVDGTLGFEDLVDGQSITETTDESTGFTKRIVIDWRTSTRSADLKPALVIRDSNGKIQKLPRGTDARYSLAVEAVISGDAGSQVYAGDVIARIPLESAKTRDITGGLPRVAELFEARRPKDAAIIAEVSGVVRFGKDYKQKRRLTIEPFEADQDAAEYLIPKGKHIHLQDGDEVQKGDFIVDGNPAPHDILAIKGVEELAAYLVNEIQEVYRLQGVVINDKHIEVIVRQMLQKVEVTDPGDTDLIQGDQVDQTELEEANEAIRDDKNKRPASGVPVLLGITKASLQTRSFISAASFQETTRVLTEAAVNGKSDTLEGLKENVIVGRLIPAGTGATMNRIREIATKRDDLILDEKQKTAGVQAGAAPAELAAIEAPQS